A genomic window from Lycium barbarum isolate Lr01 chromosome 4, ASM1917538v2, whole genome shotgun sequence includes:
- the LOC132638671 gene encoding zinc finger protein CONSTANS-LIKE 9-like, whose amino-acid sequence MKNCELCNGLARIYCEPDHANLCWDCDLKVHSANFLAAKHSRSLLCHVCQSPTAWSATGAKIGRTVSVCERCSNNSNNIPSIIPQVRIREGRVCIDIIPTLVGRDEIGGEEDERIDDNNDVEQEEEEVDLEDIQVVPWSSTPPPPPPSSSSSSSEESLNSYGSFSLKRMRGDDDDSGTSTAHREIGDSFSTRIRTPLKIQKTEESLTGRVGLILKRSKCLIFLGAF is encoded by the exons ATGAAAAATTGTGAACTTTGTAATGGATTGGCTAGGATATACTGTGAACCGGACCATGCGAATTTGTGTTGGGACTGTGATTTGAAGGTGCACTCAGCGAACTTTCTCGCAGCTAAGCACTCGAGGTCGTTACTATGCCACGTGTGCCAATCGCCAACGGCTTGGTCGGCTACAGGTGCGAAGATTGGCCGGACAGTCTCTGTATGTGAAAGATGCTCCAACAACAGCAATAATATACCCAGTATAATTCCACAAGTGAGAATTCGTGAGGGTAGAGTGTGCATAGATATTATCCCTACCTTGGTAGGTAGAGATGAAATTGGTGGAGAAGAAGACGAAAGAAtagatgataataatgatgttgagcAGGAGGAGGAGGAGGTTGATTTAGAGGATATTCAGGTTGTTCCATGGTCATCTACTCCTCCTCCACCACCGCCTTCGAGTTCATCCAGCAGCAGCGAAGAGTCGTTGAATAGCTATGGAAGCTTTTCGTTGAAGCGAATGCGTGGAGATGAT GATGATAGTGGAACTTCAACAGCTCATCGAGAAATTGGAGACTCATTTTCAACGAGGATCAGGACCCCTTTGAAGATCCAGAAAACTGAAGAGAGCTTAACAGGTCGGGTCGGGTTGATACTGAAGAGATCCAAATGTT tgatttttttgggggcattttga